From Oryzias melastigma strain HK-1 linkage group LG15, ASM292280v2, whole genome shotgun sequence, one genomic window encodes:
- the b3gnt2b gene encoding N-acetyllactosaminide beta-1,3-N-acetylglucosaminyltransferase 2, whose translation MAGVRKKLKLIMTVTTVNLFIFILISRSSSQVKSAHSKVHIPSKPFWAKLSASPAFWNRQQQILDFQNNPVIWANSSAADLPDWLNDTSATSDPCRPHFGVTTQVKDYNTLPSRFKDFLLYMRCRSYPVLMDQPDLCKEPPFLLLAVKSLAPHFDRRQAIRQSWGRAGVLANRTVVTVFLLGNATSEDHHPDLSEMLLYESAKHRDMVQWDFRDSFFNLTVKEVLFLEWIQARCSGARFVFKGDDDVFVNTYRIVDFLNGVSGPRATDLFVGDVITNAGPHRDKKVKYFIPESMYVGSYPPYAGGGGYLYSGDIAARLHNVSSRVALYPIDDVYTGMCLRKLGLAPEKHKGFRTFNIDEKYRANPCAYKSLMLVHPRTPQEMIKIWSWLSRPDLICQ comes from the coding sequence ATGGCGGGAGTGCGgaagaagctgaagctgatcaTGACGGTGACCACGGTCaacctcttcatcttcatcctcatctcCAGAAGCAGCAGCCAGGTGAAGAGCGCTCACAGCAAAGTCCACATTCCCTCCAAGCCGTTCTGGGCCAAGCTGAGCGCCAGCCCCGCCTTCTGGAACCGCCAGCAGCAGATCCTGGACTTCCAGAACAATCCCGTCATCTGGGCCAACTCCAGCGCCGCCGACCTGCCCGACTGGCTGAACGACACCAGCGCGACCTCCGACCCCTGCCGGCCTCACTTCGGGGTCACCACGCAGGTGAAGGACTACAACACGCTCCCCAGCCGCTTCAAGGACTTCCTGCTGTACATGCGCTGCCGCTCCTACCCCGTCCTGATGGACCAGCCGGACCTCTGCAAGGAGCCGCCGTTCCTGCTGCTCGCCGTCAAGTCGCTGGCGCCGCACTTCGACCGCCGCCAAGCCATCCGCCAGTCGTGGGGGCGGGCGGGCGTTCTGGCCAACAGGACGGTGGTCACGGTGTTTCTCCTCGGCAACGCCACGAGCGAGGACCACCACCCCGACCTGTCGGAGATGCTGCTCTACGAGAGCGCCAAGCACAGAGACATGGTCCAGTGGGACTTCCGGGACTCCTTCTTCAACCTGACCGTCAAAGAGGTGCTCTTCCTGGAATGGATCCAGGCGCGCTGCTCCGGCGCTCGCTTCGTCTTCAAGGGGGACGACGACGTCTTCGTCAACACCTACCGGATCGTGGACTTCCTGAATGGCGTTTCCGGGCCCCGAGCCACAGATCTGTTCGTGGGCGACGTCATCACCAACGCCGGGCCGCACCGGGACAAGAAGGTCAAGTACTTCATCCCGGAGAGCATGTACGTGGGCTCCTACCCCCCGTATGCCGGCGGCGGGGGGTACCTGTACTCGGGGGACATCGCCGCTCGCCTTCACAACGTGTCCAGCCGCGTGGCGCTCTACCCCATCGACGACGTCTACACCGGCATGTGTCTGCGTAAGCTGGGGCTGGCCCCCGAGAAGCACAAAGGCTTCCGGACCTTCAACATCGACGAGAAGTACCGCGCCAACCCCTGCGCCTACAAGAGCCTGATGCTGGTGCACCCCCGCACGCCGCAGGAGATGATCAAGATCTGGTCCTGGCTCAGCCGGCCGGACCTCATCTGCCAGTGA